A single window of Thermoplasmata archaeon DNA harbors:
- a CDS encoding dihydrodipicolinate synthase family protein produces MHYTRSEAKAWAREKLVGQWTTMITPFTAADELDEQGLAANIEHVLRLGTRGLGFSWNMGEFWSLTRDERYRLMELAPRLVHGRALVAFQVTDTCLKDIVAMAHRAEEVGFDFVILAPPYLVTKTEEQVIDWVSRVAEQVDIGIAFYNSPQFGTVLSAKAMSRMADLGTLIAIKEASFNLQLSLDTHLEAGAKAVVSMPDEEIFFVGEPYGIHQQVMFANTSDWRFDTPSSNHYVRFIDLATQGHWDEARSVYAKIRPLKAVSRKWWGRIAGRTGGALPVQMVKFWGELMGMAGGPVRAPLLPLTPAEREEMQRDLAHLGLTKPP; encoded by the coding sequence AGCTCGTCGGCCAATGGACGACGATGATCACGCCGTTCACGGCCGCGGATGAGCTCGACGAGCAGGGGCTCGCCGCCAACATCGAGCATGTCCTTCGTCTCGGCACTCGAGGCCTCGGCTTCTCCTGGAATATGGGGGAATTCTGGAGCCTGACCCGGGACGAACGGTACCGCCTGATGGAGCTCGCTCCGCGTCTCGTCCACGGTCGGGCGCTCGTGGCGTTCCAAGTGACGGACACCTGTCTCAAGGACATTGTCGCCATGGCGCATCGTGCCGAGGAGGTCGGATTCGACTTTGTCATCCTCGCCCCGCCGTATCTGGTGACGAAGACGGAGGAGCAGGTCATCGATTGGGTCTCCCGTGTCGCCGAGCAGGTCGACATCGGCATCGCCTTCTACAACTCGCCGCAGTTCGGGACCGTCCTTTCGGCGAAGGCGATGTCCCGGATGGCCGACCTCGGGACATTGATCGCCATCAAGGAGGCGAGCTTCAACCTTCAGCTCTCCCTCGACACCCATCTCGAAGCCGGCGCGAAGGCGGTCGTCAGCATGCCGGACGAGGAGATCTTCTTCGTCGGGGAACCGTACGGCATCCACCAGCAGGTGATGTTCGCGAACACGAGCGACTGGCGATTCGATACCCCGTCCTCGAACCACTACGTTCGATTCATCGACCTCGCGACCCAGGGACACTGGGACGAGGCGCGGTCGGTGTATGCGAAGATCCGACCCCTCAAGGCCGTGTCGCGCAAGTGGTGGGGACGGATCGCCGGACGTACCGGCGGAGCGTTGCCGGTCCAGATGGTGAAGTTCTGGGGAGAGCTTATGGGAATGGCCGGTGGGCCGGTTCGCGCTCCGCTCCTCCCCTTGACCCCAGCTGAGCGCGAGGAGATGCAACGCGA